The following proteins are encoded in a genomic region of Triticum dicoccoides isolate Atlit2015 ecotype Zavitan chromosome 1B, WEW_v2.0, whole genome shotgun sequence:
- the LOC119333172 gene encoding uncharacterized protein LOC119333172: MPSASSSSACAAAAAVGDAAVSYDHKAVVINGQRRTTPRPSPLHISRRRTAPASRQWNTSMEPWWRSWAPSCFTRLEPTRGRVKIAPQRRHGCRPTSAPSRLLADKHSGARVLGWRCSYRGPVTPEVEERPRSERAGDGGESRTADESPVEAIPLPPSLPLVG; the protein is encoded by the exons ATgccctccgcgtcctcctcctcggcctgcgCCGCGGCCGCTGCCGTCGGCGATGCCGCCGTGTCCTACGACCACAAGGCCGTGGTCATCAACGGGCAGCGCCGAACGACGCCTCGGCCTTCGCCTCTGCACATCTCGAG GCGGAGGACGGCGCCGGCGAGCAGGCAGTGGAACACGTCGATGGAGCCATGGTGGAGGTCATGGGCGCCGAGCTGCTTCACCCGCCTCGAGCCGACGCGAGGAAGAGTGAAGATAGCTCCGCAGCGGCGCCATGGTTGCCGGCCAACGAGCGCCCCATCGCGGTTGCTGGCGGACAAGCACAGCGGAGCTCGGGTGCTGGGATGGAGATGCAGCTACAGGGGGCCGGTGACGCCGGAGGTGGAGGAGAGGCCGAGAAGCGAGAGGGCCGGGGACGGAGGGGAGAGCCGGACAGCCGACGAGAGCCCAGTCGAAGCCATCCCCCTTCCACCTTCTCTGCCACTGGTTGGATAA